The Caretta caretta isolate rCarCar2 chromosome 5, rCarCar1.hap1, whole genome shotgun sequence genome contains a region encoding:
- the SIGMAR1 gene encoding sigma non-opioid intracellular receptor 1: protein MRALGSRALRAGLALLGLALLAQGLRSWVASRPFEFRPEEIAALGRHHAGLDHEQAFSKIIVELRKKHPGHILPDEDLKWVFVNAGGWMGSMCLLHASLTEYVLLFGTAIDTGGHSGRYWADISDTIISGTFRQWKEGTTRSEIYYPGDTIVHQSGEATAVQWSAGTWMVEYGRGFIPSTLMFALADTIFSTQDFGTLFCTLRVYAKALLLEASAYFSHLTQ, encoded by the exons ATGCGGGCGCTGGGGTCGCGGGCGCTGCGGGCCGGGCTGGCGCTGCTGGGCCTGgcgctgctggcccaggggctgcggaGCTGGGTCGCCTCCCGCCCCTTCGAGTTCCGGCCCGAGGAGATCGCGGCGCTCGGGCGGCACCACGCGG GGTTGGATCATGAGCAGGCCTTCTCCAAGATCATTGTGGAGCTGCGGAAGAAGCACCCAGGCCACATCCTGCCGGACGAGGACCTGAAGTGGGTGTTTGTCAACGCAGGCGGGTGGATGGGCTCCATGTGCCTGCTCCATGCCTCGCTCACTGAGTATGTGCTGCTCTTTGGGACGGCCATCGACACCGGGGGGCACTCGG GTCGGTACTGGGCTGACATCTCCGACACCATCATCTCGGGGACCTTCAGGCAGTGGAAGGAGGGGACGACCAGAAGTGAAATCTATTACCCAG GGGACACCATAGTGCACCAATCTGGAGAGGCCACAGCTGTCCAGTGGAGCGCTGGCACCTGGATGGTGGAGTATGGCCGTGGCTTCATCCCCTCCACGCTCATGTTCGCCTTGGCCGACACCATCTTCAGCACTCAGGACTTCGGCACCCTCTTCTGCACCCTCCGGGTTTATGCCAAAGCCTTACTTCTGGAAGCCAGTGCCTATTTCAGCCACCTGACCCAGTGA
- the GALT gene encoding galactose-1-phosphate uridylyltransferase isoform X1 produces MPGHLSSFPTDIRLATGQLQLSTQDCLKTLEHQHVRYNPLRDDWVLVSAHRMRRPWQGQVEIPPREDVPRCDLSNPLCPGAARANGEVNPQYTSTFVFDNDFPALQPDAPEPDACSHPLFRAASAQGVCKVLCFHPWSDLTLPLMSLAEIRAVIDQWAELTAELGASYPWVQIFENKGAMMGCSNPHPHCQVWASNFLPNEARLEDRTQRQHLQERGVPMLLEYARLEAQRKERLVVENADWLVVVPYWAVWPFQTLLLPRRHICRLQELSDSERDSLASIMKRLLTKYDNLFEVSFPYSMGWHGAPTGPHLGEDCGHWQLHAHYYPPLLRSATVRKFMVGYEMLAQAQRDLTPEQAAERLRALPEEHHRVRPREAA; encoded by the exons ATGCCTGGACACCTCTCAAGCTTCCCTACAGACATCCGGCTGGCCACTGGACAGTTGCAGTTATCCACTCAAGACTGCCTCAAGACCCTGG agcACCAGCACGTCCGCTACAACCCCCTGCGGGATGACTGGGTGCTGGTGTCCGCCCACCGGATGAGGCGTCCCTGGCAGGGGCAGGTGGAGATACCCCCACGAGAGGACGTCCCTCGCTGTGACCTGTCCAACCCGCTGTGCCCTGGAGCAGCGCGAGCCAACGGGGAG GTGAATCCACAGTACACGAGCACGTTTGTCTTCGACAAtgacttcccagcactgcagccGGATGCCCCGGAACCCG acGCCTGCAGCCACCCCTTGTTCCGAGCAGCATCCGCCCAAGGAGTTTG CAAGGTCTTGTGCTTCCATCCTTGGTCTGACCTGACCCTGCCCCTCATGTCGCTGGCCGAGATCCGGGCAGTGATTGACCAGTGGGCGGAGCTCACGGCGGAGCTGGGCGCTTCCTATCCCTGGGTGCAG ATATTTGAGAACAAAGGGGCCATGATGGGCTGCTCCAACCCTCACCCTCATTGCCAG gtCTGGGCCAGTAACTTCCTCCCCAACGAAGCCCGGCTGGAGGACCGGACACAGCGGCAGCACCTCCAGGAGCGCGGCGTGCCCATGCTGTTGGAGTACGCCCGGCTGGAGGCCCAGAGGAAG GAGCGGCTGGTGGTGGAGAACGCGGACTGGCTGGTGGTGGTCCCCTATTGGGCCGTGTGGCCTTTCCagaccctgctcctgccccgccGTCACATCTGCCGCCTCCAGGAGCTCAGCGATAGCGAAAGGGATA GTCTGGCTTCAATCATGAAAAGGCTTCTCACCAAGTACGACAACCTCTTTGAGGTTTCCTTCCCCTACTCCATGGGCTGGCATG GCGCCCCCACGGGGCCTCACTTGGGAGAAGACTGTGGGCACTGGCAGCTTCACGCCCACTACTACCCGCCCCTCCTCCGCTCGGCCACTGTCCGCAAGTTCATGGTGGGCTACGAGATGCTAGCCCAGGCTCAGCGGGACCTGACGCCGGAGCAG GCCGCTGAGCGCCTGAGGGCTCTGCCCGAGGAGCATCACAGGGTGAGGCCACGGGAGGCAGCGTGA
- the GALT gene encoding galactose-1-phosphate uridylyltransferase isoform X2, translating to MEARSEPASSGPGETRPAVGSFQPREHQHVRYNPLRDDWVLVSAHRMRRPWQGQVEIPPREDVPRCDLSNPLCPGAARANGEVNPQYTSTFVFDNDFPALQPDAPEPDACSHPLFRAASAQGVCKVLCFHPWSDLTLPLMSLAEIRAVIDQWAELTAELGASYPWVQIFENKGAMMGCSNPHPHCQVWASNFLPNEARLEDRTQRQHLQERGVPMLLEYARLEAQRKERLVVENADWLVVVPYWAVWPFQTLLLPRRHICRLQELSDSERDSLASIMKRLLTKYDNLFEVSFPYSMGWHGAPTGPHLGEDCGHWQLHAHYYPPLLRSATVRKFMVGYEMLAQAQRDLTPEQAAERLRALPEEHHRVRPREAA from the exons ATGGAGGCGCGCTCGGAGCCCGCGAGTTCGGGGCCCGGCGAGACGCGGCCGGCGGTCGGGTCCTTCCAGCCCCGCG agcACCAGCACGTCCGCTACAACCCCCTGCGGGATGACTGGGTGCTGGTGTCCGCCCACCGGATGAGGCGTCCCTGGCAGGGGCAGGTGGAGATACCCCCACGAGAGGACGTCCCTCGCTGTGACCTGTCCAACCCGCTGTGCCCTGGAGCAGCGCGAGCCAACGGGGAG GTGAATCCACAGTACACGAGCACGTTTGTCTTCGACAAtgacttcccagcactgcagccGGATGCCCCGGAACCCG acGCCTGCAGCCACCCCTTGTTCCGAGCAGCATCCGCCCAAGGAGTTTG CAAGGTCTTGTGCTTCCATCCTTGGTCTGACCTGACCCTGCCCCTCATGTCGCTGGCCGAGATCCGGGCAGTGATTGACCAGTGGGCGGAGCTCACGGCGGAGCTGGGCGCTTCCTATCCCTGGGTGCAG ATATTTGAGAACAAAGGGGCCATGATGGGCTGCTCCAACCCTCACCCTCATTGCCAG gtCTGGGCCAGTAACTTCCTCCCCAACGAAGCCCGGCTGGAGGACCGGACACAGCGGCAGCACCTCCAGGAGCGCGGCGTGCCCATGCTGTTGGAGTACGCCCGGCTGGAGGCCCAGAGGAAG GAGCGGCTGGTGGTGGAGAACGCGGACTGGCTGGTGGTGGTCCCCTATTGGGCCGTGTGGCCTTTCCagaccctgctcctgccccgccGTCACATCTGCCGCCTCCAGGAGCTCAGCGATAGCGAAAGGGATA GTCTGGCTTCAATCATGAAAAGGCTTCTCACCAAGTACGACAACCTCTTTGAGGTTTCCTTCCCCTACTCCATGGGCTGGCATG GCGCCCCCACGGGGCCTCACTTGGGAGAAGACTGTGGGCACTGGCAGCTTCACGCCCACTACTACCCGCCCCTCCTCCGCTCGGCCACTGTCCGCAAGTTCATGGTGGGCTACGAGATGCTAGCCCAGGCTCAGCGGGACCTGACGCCGGAGCAG GCCGCTGAGCGCCTGAGGGCTCTGCCCGAGGAGCATCACAGGGTGAGGCCACGGGAGGCAGCGTGA